One part of the Tolypothrix sp. NIES-4075 genome encodes these proteins:
- a CDS encoding MBOAT family O-acyltransferase gives MLFNSYAFIFVFLPITLILFFSLASLRLTRGSLAVLTLASLVFYAYWSWVYLPLLLISIVFNYLIGKRISKADRGSKLSQILLLVGIGVNLALLGYYKYAGFFISSINHFSHSNSPIPDIILPLGISFYTFTQTAYLVDTYRSEIQDSNYDLLTYSLFVTFFPHLIAGPILHHKDMIPQFQRLRNFVFYHENLVRGLTLFVLGLSKKLLIADNLSPWVAPIFDHSSHTTFSEAWVGTLSYAFQLYFDFSGYCDMAIGLGWMLNINLPANFNSPYKAISISDFWLRWHITLSNFLRDYLYIPLGANRLGEVRQYLNLMITMLLAGLWHGANWTFVVFGGLHGVYLCVDQWWRKQEISLPKWLAWSVTFVALLFSLVFFRSHTVGDAIALLQVMIGFKGIVLPFNPQGYFSVLTHFGVQLQEWSFFAYLPPPEEQSIGKLIGLLLVVTLLPNTLQIMEWVQPTWRWATVVGILSGFCFLSLNHVAEFLYFQF, from the coding sequence ATGCTATTTAATTCTTACGCTTTCATCTTTGTATTTTTACCGATAACACTTATCCTCTTCTTTAGTTTAGCTAGTTTACGTCTAACGCGGGGGTCTCTTGCCGTCCTCACGCTCGCCTCCCTAGTATTTTATGCTTACTGGAGTTGGGTTTATCTTCCCCTGCTGCTGATTTCCATTGTGTTTAACTATCTTATCGGCAAGCGCATAAGCAAAGCCGATCGCGGCAGTAAGCTTTCTCAAATCTTACTGTTAGTGGGGATAGGGGTTAACCTAGCCCTGCTAGGATACTACAAATATGCGGGCTTTTTTATCAGCTCAATCAACCACTTTAGCCACAGTAACTCGCCTATTCCTGACATTATCCTGCCGCTGGGCATTTCCTTTTACACCTTCACCCAAACCGCTTATTTAGTAGACACCTATCGCAGTGAAATACAAGATTCCAACTACGACCTGTTAACCTATAGCCTGTTTGTCACTTTCTTTCCCCACCTAATCGCAGGTCCCATCTTGCATCACAAGGACATGATTCCGCAGTTTCAAAGGCTGCGGAACTTTGTTTTTTATCATGAAAACCTGGTGCGGGGTTTAACTTTATTTGTTCTAGGGTTATCCAAGAAATTATTAATTGCCGATAACCTATCACCTTGGGTAGCGCCTATATTCGATCATTCTAGCCACACTACCTTCAGCGAAGCCTGGGTAGGGACTCTCTCTTATGCCTTTCAACTATATTTTGACTTTTCTGGCTACTGTGATATGGCAATTGGCTTGGGTTGGATGCTGAATATCAACCTGCCAGCAAATTTTAACTCTCCCTACAAAGCAATTTCAATCAGTGACTTCTGGCTGCGTTGGCACATCACCCTATCCAACTTCCTGCGCGATTATCTCTATATCCCTTTGGGGGCTAATCGCTTGGGGGAAGTTCGCCAGTATCTTAATCTGATGATTACCATGCTGCTGGCTGGACTGTGGCACGGTGCCAACTGGACGTTTGTGGTGTTTGGTGGTCTGCATGGGGTGTATCTGTGCGTTGACCAGTGGTGGCGCAAGCAGGAGATTTCCTTACCGAAGTGGTTGGCGTGGAGCGTGACTTTTGTAGCTTTGTTGTTCAGCTTGGTGTTTTTTCGATCGCACACCGTCGGGGATGCGATCGCACTTTTGCAAGTCATGATAGGGTTTAAAGGAATTGTGTTGCCGTTTAACCCACAGGGCTACTTTTCTGTGTTAACCCACTTTGGGGTGCAGTTGCAGGAGTGGAGTTTTTTCGCATACCTGCCACCTCCTGAGGAACAAAGCATTGGGAAACTGATCGGACTGTTGCTAGTGGTAACTTTGTTGCCCAATACGCTGCAAATTATGGAATGGGTTCAACCGACTTGGCGGTGGGCAACTGTGGTGGGTATTCTCAGCGGATTTTGTTTTCTGTCACTCAACCACGTAGCTGAATTTCTTTACTTCCAGTTTTAA